A region from the Thauera humireducens genome encodes:
- a CDS encoding CHAT domain-containing protein: MANSQSTRRGAPALKLPVQAEAGAGTALPGVLRSAGSRADGSDGIALVPGLKVVRTLELAEVSRSADAPAPAQLDAGPRLLALEASDGTTVFMRADALAEQLARARPELLDTDGCIDFARFRDSRDTSRGALGWVWRRVLELSLDEDEIGAEAKDTLRQQLAGKAEDWAAAWASRKGAQALMQTIEARLAGPPGLYRWKGGVLHDSDRCAADDARLHEAARAGSLLVFIHGTGSHTLGGFGDLPGSAAWGVLEAAFGERVFGFEHRTFSESPIDNALALAETLPARSRLCLVTHSRGGLVGDLMCLDPDDAQLDELIEAWRPAPTARVGTARERAAVAAAERAKLRRLAGLLRDKSLTVERYVRVAAPARGTALLSDNLDLFLSTLLNLVRRFGAWSTGVVAGAVASPLAAEAAKKAADRGLAFLSRVVLEIADKRLQPEVVPGIEAMLPESPMGMLLGRAALAPRVRMAVIAGDIEGGGMLQRIGVMFVDWAFFERSRNDLVVDTDSMYGGLLARAADDADAPHRAIYVQGPEVSHFRYFRDDVKSAGVPLPGALGSWLTHDAPEQVAPWQPLTLPDLEAAGGRASRGEAEPADNTLPVLVLLPGIMGSHLAADGDRIWLDPVDLARGRLSRIAMGGRRAVRAQGLVGLAYGRLAEHLEGSHRVIRHDYDWRQPIRALGVELAGVLREALRKHPEQPVRILAHSMGGLVVRAAFTADRRLWQDLVARPGGRLLMLGTPNHGSHLFVETLLGQSDTVRMLARLDMKNGLQSVLDIVAAFPGAVHLLPAPGFEDTGGAAERDYFRAETWSELAAINDDFWFGRRLAGKPAQGLLDDAVGFWRDVADTHWVAEAPERIAYVFGQADNTPCGILVRTEDGKPRNVVMRGTPFGDGSVTWQSGRLPGLPDERYWMMPADHMGLTSTPKFFADIESLLADGAPLRLGRLPVSRGEELAAPLLSYRAGPPPAYPTDAEIVSRVLGGHLQPLPRRKRATLAVSVRAMDLRFVQVPILCGHYAGDLIAGAEGVIDRWLVGGALSHRQRLGVHAAELGSAAVVLMPRSREERLRGTGRGAVVVGLGEMGRLGAEGVTEAVRAGALRYLLHACDRNVEAHCMQAAGGEGTLPLRLASLLIGTNSAAQLEVGDAVKAIVRGVLLANRDFAQGAGGRKAPSGRIVELELVELYRDAAISAADAVSALGQTLAGELAQLGVELEAATELRHGEGVRQRLTVTPFSDYWPRLAVGDADHDDSDCPADCWTPRLRNPLPPDVLRRWLSLYGCGAEAVDAAALQPGLDSPPVLRHAERLRFTYMGEKARAEAVVQQRQPGLVEKLATEALTGPAATRHAQGEQALGHLLFQLLVPVEFKAAARKANNLILVVDERTANLPWELLEADGEPLVRTTRMVRQFMTTRFRREIVRTDAISACVIANPSTEGYYAQFGGPGWKPRLDAEGKPRPDRLPSLEGAAREGDAVVRILEAAGYTVSHAPPDSRAPEVFARLFARPCRILAIAAHGIYARRGADGRYRSGVVLSDGLLLSAAEIGLMETVPDLVFLSCCHLGRIGEGESGQRLAASLARELIDMGVRCVVAAGWEVRDDAGLTFAETFFTHMAVRGARFADALFAARIAALDTYPDCNTWGAYQAYGDPAFQLRLGEPASRDDTPLRAPEQLLDWLEQLRLDTRLPAAGRSARDFTALQKRVRRRLGRLPPHWAERTDVLQAQGRLYAEYGGAGFAAARAALLRAIAEDSSQGLVPISAIEQLINMEAREAERLSGPGEGQDLKAAATLIDDALARAGALSALSGEHPATAARGAETPPIPNAERQGIFGSAWKRKAMVLLRGPEPELQAVREALSRARDAYAAGEGDARATDWNPQARINRLQLDAVLGDAGAGGVDALACVERARRRFERSFAFWDAAMAADATVAAWLAGGALPEGRSAEVVLGDLYRDALATVAASARELDSVRAQLAMLAAFLRLRGKRGDAGKAEVLDTVAVSLPG, encoded by the coding sequence GTGGCCAACAGTCAATCCACCCGGCGCGGCGCGCCTGCGCTGAAACTGCCGGTGCAGGCCGAGGCGGGCGCCGGCACGGCACTGCCCGGCGTGCTGCGCAGCGCCGGCAGTCGCGCCGACGGCAGCGACGGCATCGCCCTGGTGCCCGGCCTCAAGGTCGTGCGCACGCTCGAACTCGCCGAAGTCAGCCGCAGCGCCGACGCGCCCGCACCGGCGCAGCTCGATGCCGGGCCGCGCCTGCTGGCGCTGGAGGCGTCTGACGGCACGACGGTATTCATGCGCGCCGATGCGCTGGCCGAGCAGCTCGCGCGGGCCCGCCCCGAACTGCTCGACACCGACGGATGCATCGACTTCGCCCGTTTCCGCGACAGCCGCGACACCTCGCGCGGTGCGCTGGGCTGGGTGTGGCGCCGCGTACTCGAGCTGAGCCTCGACGAGGACGAGATCGGCGCCGAGGCGAAGGACACGCTGCGGCAACAGCTCGCCGGCAAGGCCGAGGACTGGGCGGCAGCCTGGGCCTCGCGCAAGGGCGCGCAGGCCCTGATGCAGACCATCGAGGCCCGCCTCGCCGGCCCGCCCGGCCTCTACCGCTGGAAGGGCGGTGTGCTGCACGACAGCGACCGCTGCGCGGCGGATGACGCCCGGCTGCATGAGGCGGCACGCGCGGGCAGTCTGCTGGTGTTCATCCACGGCACGGGCTCGCACACCCTCGGTGGTTTCGGCGACCTTCCCGGCAGTGCCGCCTGGGGCGTACTGGAAGCGGCGTTCGGCGAGCGGGTGTTCGGCTTCGAGCACCGGACCTTCTCCGAGAGTCCGATCGACAATGCGCTGGCGCTGGCCGAAACCCTGCCCGCCCGCAGCCGGCTGTGCCTGGTCACGCATTCGCGCGGCGGTCTGGTGGGCGACCTGATGTGCCTCGACCCGGACGATGCGCAGCTCGACGAACTGATCGAGGCCTGGCGTCCGGCCCCGACCGCGCGCGTCGGCACGGCGCGGGAGCGGGCCGCCGTGGCGGCGGCCGAGCGGGCCAAGCTGCGCCGCCTGGCCGGACTGCTGCGCGACAAGAGCCTGACGGTCGAGCGCTACGTGCGCGTGGCCGCGCCGGCGCGCGGCACCGCCCTGCTGTCGGACAACCTCGACCTTTTCCTCTCCACCCTGCTGAATCTGGTGCGCCGCTTCGGCGCCTGGAGCACCGGCGTCGTCGCCGGCGCGGTGGCCTCGCCGCTCGCCGCCGAAGCGGCGAAGAAGGCCGCCGACCGTGGCCTGGCCTTCCTGTCGCGCGTGGTGCTGGAGATCGCCGACAAGCGCCTGCAGCCCGAGGTTGTACCCGGCATCGAGGCCATGCTGCCCGAGTCGCCGATGGGCATGCTGCTCGGCCGCGCCGCGCTGGCGCCCCGGGTCAGGATGGCGGTGATCGCCGGTGACATCGAAGGTGGCGGGATGTTGCAGCGAATCGGCGTGATGTTCGTCGATTGGGCCTTCTTCGAGCGTTCGCGAAACGACCTTGTGGTCGATACCGACTCGATGTACGGCGGCCTGCTCGCCCGCGCCGCGGATGATGCGGACGCACCGCACCGCGCGATCTACGTGCAGGGACCCGAAGTCAGCCACTTCCGCTACTTCCGCGACGACGTGAAGAGTGCGGGCGTGCCGCTGCCCGGGGCGCTCGGCAGCTGGCTGACGCACGACGCGCCGGAGCAGGTCGCGCCCTGGCAGCCGCTCACGCTGCCGGATCTGGAGGCCGCTGGGGGCCGTGCCAGTCGCGGCGAGGCGGAGCCCGCCGACAACACCCTGCCGGTGCTGGTGCTGCTGCCCGGCATCATGGGCAGTCATCTCGCGGCCGATGGCGACCGGATCTGGCTCGACCCCGTCGATCTCGCGCGCGGCCGGCTGTCGCGCATCGCGATGGGCGGACGCCGGGCCGTGCGTGCGCAGGGTCTCGTCGGGCTGGCCTACGGCCGGCTGGCCGAGCACCTCGAAGGCAGCCACCGCGTGATCCGCCACGATTACGACTGGCGCCAGCCCATCCGTGCGCTGGGCGTCGAGCTTGCCGGCGTGCTGCGCGAGGCGCTGCGCAAGCATCCCGAACAGCCGGTGCGCATCCTCGCCCACAGCATGGGCGGCCTGGTGGTGCGTGCCGCCTTCACGGCCGACAGGCGTCTGTGGCAGGACCTCGTCGCGCGGCCGGGCGGCCGCCTGCTGATGCTGGGCACGCCCAACCACGGCTCCCACCTGTTCGTGGAAACCCTGCTCGGCCAGTCGGACACGGTCCGCATGCTGGCGCGGCTGGACATGAAGAACGGCCTGCAGTCGGTGCTCGACATCGTCGCCGCCTTCCCCGGCGCGGTGCATCTGCTGCCGGCGCCGGGCTTCGAGGACACCGGCGGCGCGGCGGAGCGGGATTACTTCCGTGCCGAGACCTGGTCCGAACTGGCGGCGATCAACGACGACTTCTGGTTCGGTCGCCGCCTCGCCGGCAAGCCGGCGCAGGGCCTGCTCGACGACGCCGTCGGCTTCTGGCGGGACGTGGCCGACACGCACTGGGTGGCCGAGGCGCCCGAGCGGATCGCTTACGTCTTCGGCCAGGCGGACAACACGCCCTGCGGCATTCTCGTGCGCACCGAGGACGGCAAACCCCGGAACGTGGTGATGCGCGGCACGCCGTTTGGCGACGGCTCGGTGACCTGGCAGTCCGGCCGTCTGCCCGGCCTGCCCGACGAGCGCTACTGGATGATGCCGGCCGACCACATGGGCCTGACCAGCACGCCGAAGTTCTTCGCCGACATCGAGTCCCTGCTCGCCGATGGTGCGCCGCTTCGTCTCGGCCGCCTGCCGGTGAGCCGCGGCGAGGAACTGGCCGCGCCCCTGCTGAGCTATCGCGCGGGGCCGCCGCCTGCCTACCCGACCGACGCCGAGATCGTCAGCCGTGTGCTGGGCGGGCACCTGCAGCCCTTGCCGCGGCGCAAGCGGGCCACGCTGGCGGTGTCGGTGCGGGCGATGGACCTGCGTTTCGTCCAGGTGCCGATCCTGTGCGGCCATTACGCCGGCGATCTGATCGCCGGCGCCGAAGGCGTGATCGACCGCTGGCTGGTGGGCGGCGCGCTGAGCCATCGCCAGCGCCTGGGCGTCCATGCCGCCGAGCTCGGCAGCGCCGCGGTGGTGCTGATGCCGCGCAGCCGCGAGGAGCGTCTGCGCGGAACCGGGCGCGGCGCGGTGGTCGTCGGTCTGGGCGAGATGGGGCGGCTGGGGGCCGAAGGCGTCACCGAGGCGGTGCGCGCCGGTGCGCTGCGCTATCTGCTGCACGCCTGCGATCGCAATGTCGAGGCGCACTGCATGCAGGCTGCCGGGGGCGAAGGGACGCTGCCGCTGCGTCTGGCCAGCCTGCTGATCGGCACCAACTCCGCGGCCCAGCTCGAAGTCGGCGATGCGGTGAAGGCGATCGTGCGTGGCGTGCTGCTCGCCAACCGGGATTTCGCCCAGGGCGCCGGCGGGCGCAAGGCGCCGTCGGGGCGCATCGTCGAGCTGGAACTGGTCGAGCTCTATCGCGATGCGGCAATCTCCGCGGCCGATGCGGTGAGCGCGCTGGGGCAGACGCTGGCGGGCGAGCTCGCGCAACTGGGCGTCGAACTCGAGGCCGCCACCGAACTTCGCCACGGCGAGGGCGTGCGCCAGCGCCTGACGGTCACGCCCTTTTCCGACTATTGGCCGCGCCTGGCGGTGGGCGATGCCGACCACGACGACAGCGACTGCCCGGCCGATTGCTGGACGCCCCGCCTGCGCAACCCGCTGCCGCCGGATGTACTGCGCCGCTGGCTGAGCCTGTATGGCTGCGGCGCCGAGGCGGTCGATGCCGCCGCGCTGCAGCCAGGGCTGGATTCGCCGCCGGTGCTGCGCCATGCCGAGCGCCTGCGTTTCACCTACATGGGCGAGAAGGCGCGCGCCGAGGCGGTGGTGCAGCAGCGCCAGCCGGGCCTGGTCGAGAAGCTCGCCACCGAGGCGCTCACCGGTCCGGCCGCCACGCGCCATGCGCAGGGTGAACAGGCGCTGGGTCATCTGCTGTTCCAGCTGCTGGTGCCGGTGGAGTTCAAGGCCGCCGCGCGCAAGGCCAACAACCTGATCCTGGTGGTGGACGAGCGCACGGCCAACCTGCCGTGGGAGCTTCTGGAAGCCGATGGCGAACCGCTGGTGCGCACGACCCGCATGGTGCGCCAGTTCATGACCACGCGCTTCCGCCGCGAGATCGTGCGCACCGACGCGATCAGCGCGTGCGTGATCGCCAACCCCAGTACCGAGGGCTATTACGCGCAGTTCGGCGGTCCGGGCTGGAAGCCGCGCCTCGATGCCGAGGGCAAGCCGCGTCCCGATCGCCTGCCCAGCCTCGAGGGCGCGGCGCGCGAAGGCGATGCCGTGGTCCGCATCCTCGAGGCGGCGGGCTACACGGTCAGCCATGCGCCACCGGATTCGCGCGCGCCCGAAGTGTTCGCCCGCCTTTTCGCCCGCCCCTGCCGCATCCTCGCCATCGCCGCGCACGGCATCTACGCCAGGCGCGGCGCCGACGGGCGTTATCGCAGTGGCGTTGTGCTGTCCGACGGACTGCTGCTGTCGGCCGCCGAGATCGGCCTGATGGAGACGGTGCCCGACCTGGTGTTCCTGAGCTGCTGCCACCTCGGCCGGATCGGCGAGGGCGAATCCGGCCAGCGCCTGGCGGCCAGCCTCGCGCGCGAGCTGATCGACATGGGCGTGCGCTGCGTGGTCGCGGCCGGCTGGGAGGTCCGCGACGATGCCGGGCTCACCTTCGCCGAGACTTTCTTCACCCACATGGCGGTTCGCGGCGCACGCTTTGCGGATGCGCTCTTCGCCGCCCGTATTGCCGCCCTCGATACCTACCCCGACTGCAATACCTGGGGCGCCTACCAGGCCTACGGCGATCCGGCTTTCCAGCTCCGACTGGGTGAGCCGGCGAGCCGCGACGACACGCCGCTGCGGGCGCCCGAGCAACTGCTCGACTGGCTGGAGCAACTGCGGCTCGATACCCGCCTGCCGGCGGCTGGCAGGAGCGCGCGTGACTTCACCGCCCTGCAGAAGCGCGTGCGCCGCCGCCTGGGCCGGCTGCCGCCGCACTGGGCGGAGCGCACCGATGTGCTGCAGGCGCAGGGGCGTCTCTATGCCGAGTACGGCGGCGCAGGCTTCGCGGCGGCACGCGCCGCGCTGCTGCGGGCGATTGCCGAGGATTCGTCGCAGGGACTGGTGCCGATCAGCGCGATCGAGCAGCTCATCAACATGGAGGCGCGCGAGGCCGAGCGCCTCAGCGGGCCGGGCGAGGGGCAGGACCTGAAGGCCGCGGCGACGCTGATCGACGATGCGCTGGCGCGTGCCGGCGCGCTGTCGGCCCTGTCCGGGGAGCATCCGGCCACGGCGGCACGTGGCGCGGAGACCCCACCCATTCCCAATGCCGAACGCCAGGGTATCTTCGGCAGCGCCTGGAAGCGCAAGGCCATGGTCCTGCTGCGTGGCCCCGAACCCGAGCTGCAGGCCGTTCGTGAAGCCCTGTCGCGCGCGCGCGACGCCTACGCTGCCGGCGAGGGCGATGCGCGCGCCACGGACTGGAACCCGCAGGCGCGCATCAACCGCCTGCAGCTCGATGCTGTCCTCGGTGACGCCGGTGCGGGTGGGGTCGATGCGCTCGCGTGCGTGGAGCGGGCCCGGCGGCGCTTCGAGCGCAGCTTTGCGTTCTGGGATGCCGCGATGGCGGCCGATGCGACCGTGGCGGCCTGGCTTGCAGGTGGCGCGCTGCCCGAGGGGCGCAGCGCGGAAGTCGTGCTGGGCGACCTTTATCGTGATGCCCTGGCGACGGTCGCCGCGTCGGCGCGCGAGCTCGATTCGGTTCGTGCGCAACTGGCGATGCTGGCCGCCTTCCTGCGTCTGCGCGGAAAGCGGGGCGACGCGGGCAAGGCGGAGGTGCTGGACACGGTCGCGGTGTCCTTGCCCGGCTGA
- a CDS encoding glycoside hydrolase family 19 protein, giving the protein MLITREVLTRMGATGPNADRYVEALDAAMARHAIDTAPRIVHFLAQTLHESGCLRLTEENLNYSADGLLRVFPRYFPTRADAEACARKPERIGNRVYSGRMGNGPEASGDGFRYRGRGLIQLTGKDNYRALARWCGQDVVAEPDRVAGELAVQSAVFFWERNALNDLADIDDLKAITRRINGGLNGFADRRELLEKGRHALRELGLAGSVAPASVPFAPTHRVVPLQLNLRSAPRVSPATLLASLAQGTEVEVRGPGAAAGWVRVRVMLGGTMREGVVAEQYLAAVAPQPRARGRARAALQGAASLPALPPAVLHDALSATSRVRAEGRIHPLAEGDRPARNARVSTARAAELQSILDWLDVANPAHRRYRPLDGKGVALAYVADCADLAGVYLPRVWWTDSALRRLTLGEAVAAVLDQTVREIGINALHDWLDDQGTAFGWVRELDPTLLQAAANAGEVCVIVARHRDIDQAGQVSLVVPEQPGAEALRRADGEVLRPLESMAGRRGVRAAVSRNAWWTGRRFQSFAFWRHP; this is encoded by the coding sequence ATGTTGATCACGCGCGAGGTGCTGACCCGCATGGGGGCGACCGGTCCCAATGCCGATCGCTATGTCGAGGCGCTCGATGCGGCCATGGCCCGGCATGCCATCGACACGGCGCCGCGCATCGTCCATTTCCTCGCGCAGACACTGCACGAGTCGGGCTGCCTGCGCCTGACGGAGGAGAACCTGAACTACTCGGCGGACGGACTGCTGAGGGTGTTTCCACGCTATTTCCCTACCCGTGCCGACGCCGAGGCCTGTGCGCGCAAGCCCGAGCGGATCGGCAACCGCGTGTATTCCGGGCGCATGGGCAACGGGCCCGAAGCCAGCGGCGACGGCTTCCGCTACCGTGGCCGGGGCCTGATCCAGCTCACCGGCAAGGACAACTACCGCGCCCTGGCGCGCTGGTGCGGCCAGGACGTGGTGGCCGAGCCCGACCGCGTGGCCGGCGAGCTGGCGGTGCAGTCCGCCGTGTTCTTCTGGGAGCGCAACGCCCTCAACGACCTGGCCGACATCGATGACCTGAAGGCGATCACGCGCCGCATCAACGGTGGCCTCAACGGCTTTGCCGACCGCCGCGAACTGCTCGAGAAGGGCCGCCACGCGCTGCGCGAGCTCGGGCTGGCGGGCTCGGTGGCACCGGCCTCGGTGCCGTTTGCCCCCACGCACCGTGTGGTGCCGCTGCAGCTGAACCTGCGTTCCGCCCCGCGCGTGTCGCCGGCGACCTTGCTGGCTTCGCTGGCACAGGGGACCGAGGTCGAGGTGCGCGGGCCGGGCGCGGCCGCGGGCTGGGTGCGGGTTCGCGTGATGCTCGGCGGGACGATGCGTGAGGGCGTGGTGGCCGAGCAGTATCTGGCCGCCGTGGCGCCACAGCCGCGTGCCCGCGGCCGTGCGCGTGCCGCGCTGCAGGGCGCGGCGTCGCTTCCGGCCTTGCCGCCCGCGGTGCTGCACGACGCCCTGTCCGCGACCAGCCGGGTCCGTGCGGAGGGGCGCATCCATCCGCTCGCCGAGGGCGATCGGCCTGCGCGCAACGCGCGGGTGTCGACGGCGCGTGCCGCCGAACTGCAGTCGATCCTGGATTGGCTCGATGTCGCCAACCCCGCGCATCGCCGCTATCGGCCGCTCGATGGCAAGGGCGTGGCGCTGGCGTATGTCGCCGACTGCGCCGACCTTGCCGGCGTCTATCTGCCGCGGGTGTGGTGGACCGACAGCGCGCTGCGCCGCCTGACGCTGGGCGAGGCGGTCGCAGCGGTCCTCGACCAGACCGTGCGCGAGATCGGCATCAATGCGCTTCACGACTGGCTCGACGACCAGGGCACGGCCTTCGGCTGGGTGCGCGAACTCGACCCCACACTGCTGCAGGCGGCGGCGAATGCGGGCGAGGTCTGCGTGATCGTTGCGCGCCATCGCGACATCGACCAAGCGGGGCAGGTCTCGCTGGTCGTGCCGGAGCAACCGGGCGCCGAGGCCCTGCGCCGCGCGGATGGCGAGGTGCTGCGGCCGCTCGAGTCGATGGCCGGCCGTCGTGGCGTGCGCGCCGCGGTGTCGCGCAATGCCTGGTGGACGGGGCGCCGCTTCCAGTCCTTCGCGTTCTGGCGCCACCCGTGA
- a CDS encoding energy-coupling factor ABC transporter permease, with translation MHIEPGILSGAKIAAANLTAIGLAAAQAPQLLKQPQLVLRTLLAALFFSVFMQSFHLPAGASELHFIGAMPIYLTLGFVPTLLGFGLGLLLQGVIFEPADLLHLGVNFLSLAVPLLALHLGLGRRLAAGAATEIRSVLKLDAAYYAGVAIMVGFWLSMGEVATPFAEWMTFAAAYLPVVLIEPVLTVAVVRLLQSQAHRPLVQLCFAVPASR, from the coding sequence ATGCATATCGAACCCGGCATCCTTTCCGGCGCCAAGATCGCCGCCGCCAATCTCACCGCCATCGGCCTCGCCGCCGCCCAGGCACCGCAACTGCTCAAGCAGCCACAACTCGTCCTGCGTACGCTGCTCGCGGCGCTGTTCTTCTCGGTCTTCATGCAGAGCTTCCACCTGCCCGCCGGCGCGTCGGAACTGCACTTCATCGGGGCGATGCCGATCTACCTGACGCTGGGCTTCGTGCCCACGCTGCTCGGCTTCGGCCTGGGCCTGCTGCTGCAGGGCGTGATCTTCGAGCCCGCCGACCTGCTGCACCTGGGCGTCAACTTCCTGTCGCTGGCCGTGCCATTGCTTGCGCTGCATCTCGGCCTCGGTCGCAGGCTCGCCGCCGGGGCAGCGACCGAGATCAGGTCGGTGCTCAAGCTCGATGCCGCCTATTACGCCGGCGTCGCGATCATGGTCGGCTTCTGGCTGTCGATGGGCGAGGTTGCCACCCCCTTCGCCGAGTGGATGACCTTTGCCGCCGCCTACCTGCCGGTGGTGCTGATCGAGCCGGTGCTGACCGTGGCCGTCGTCAGGCTGCTGCAGTCGCAGGCGCATCGCCCGCTGGTCCAGCTCTGCTTCGCCGTCCCGGCGAGCCGCTGA
- the cobM gene encoding precorrin-4 C(11)-methyltransferase, whose translation MTGTPGTVWFVGAGPGDPDLITVKGRRLLEQAGAILFAGSLVDRTATQYAPADCEIRDSRDMTLEAMSAWLLDACARHRTVVRLQTGDPGLYGALVEMTRPLDAAGIAWQVVPGVSSAMASAAAAGETLTLPEVTQTVILTRVAGRTPMPPGEDLAALAAHRTTLCIFLSITLLHEVQRALRAAGWPEEAPIVVVQKASWPGAEKIVRGTLADIKRRCQDEKIASQAMIIASPALGARHWPDIARSKLYDPGFGHRFRKASAPASEAGLPTGESA comes from the coding sequence ATGACCGGGACGCCCGGCACGGTCTGGTTCGTCGGCGCAGGGCCCGGCGACCCGGACCTGATCACCGTGAAGGGCCGCCGCCTGCTCGAGCAGGCCGGAGCGATCCTGTTCGCCGGCTCGCTGGTCGACCGCACGGCCACGCAGTACGCGCCGGCCGACTGCGAGATCCGCGACTCCAGGGACATGACGCTCGAGGCCATGAGCGCCTGGCTGCTCGACGCCTGCGCCCGCCATCGCACCGTGGTGCGCCTGCAGACCGGCGACCCCGGCCTGTATGGCGCGCTGGTCGAGATGACCCGCCCGCTCGATGCGGCGGGCATCGCCTGGCAGGTGGTGCCGGGCGTGTCCTCGGCGATGGCCTCGGCCGCCGCCGCCGGTGAGACCCTGACCCTGCCGGAAGTGACGCAGACCGTGATCCTCACCCGCGTCGCCGGCCGCACGCCGATGCCGCCGGGCGAAGACCTGGCGGCGCTCGCCGCGCACCGCACGACGCTGTGCATCTTCCTGTCGATCACGCTGCTGCACGAGGTGCAGCGCGCGCTGCGCGCCGCCGGCTGGCCGGAGGAGGCGCCCATCGTTGTGGTGCAGAAGGCGAGCTGGCCGGGCGCGGAGAAGATCGTCCGCGGCACGCTGGCCGACATCAAGCGCCGCTGCCAGGACGAGAAGATCGCCAGCCAGGCCATGATCATCGCCAGCCCCGCGCTCGGCGCCCGCCACTGGCCCGACATCGCCCGCTCCAAGCTCTACGACCCGGGCTTCGGCCACCGTTTCCGCAAGGCCTCGGCGCCTGCCTCCGAAGCCGGCCTGCCCACCGGAGAATCCGCATGA
- a CDS encoding sirohydrochlorin chelatase: MNDTAILLVGHGSRNREGNQEILHFAAQWRDRHPGWRIETCFIEHAEVLLDAGLDRAAHGARRVVTIPFILNAAGHVKMELPAAIERARQRHPGVAFACARHLGMGREIFSVLKGQLDRLLKQLDMPDPRTTGVVLLGRGSSDAGANGELAKMARWLFEDGDHELVDLAFTGVTWPRLETVVQRQARLGMTQICVVPVYLFTGVLMERIKAQVERLQRQYPQIAFALGTHFGFDKGIFDLLDAKVGGQELPEGALLECDGCKYRLAAEAEHLHDHSHTHVHHSHVHHTDHDHGHHHGSDHAHAHEHAHA, translated from the coding sequence ATGAACGACACCGCCATCCTCCTCGTCGGCCACGGCTCGCGCAATCGCGAGGGCAACCAGGAGATCCTGCATTTCGCCGCCCAGTGGCGCGATCGCCACCCCGGCTGGCGCATCGAGACCTGCTTCATCGAGCATGCCGAGGTCTTGCTCGACGCGGGCCTCGACCGTGCCGCGCACGGCGCGCGCCGGGTGGTCACGATTCCCTTCATCCTCAACGCCGCCGGCCACGTCAAGATGGAGCTGCCGGCCGCCATCGAGCGCGCGCGCCAGCGCCACCCCGGCGTCGCCTTCGCCTGCGCCCGCCACCTCGGCATGGGGCGCGAGATCTTCAGCGTGCTCAAGGGCCAGCTCGACCGCCTGCTGAAGCAGCTCGACATGCCCGACCCGCGCACCACCGGCGTGGTGCTGCTCGGCCGCGGCTCGTCGGACGCGGGCGCCAACGGCGAGCTGGCCAAGATGGCGCGCTGGCTGTTCGAGGACGGCGACCACGAACTGGTCGACCTCGCCTTCACCGGCGTCACCTGGCCGCGACTCGAAACCGTCGTCCAGCGCCAGGCGCGGCTGGGCATGACGCAGATCTGCGTCGTGCCGGTGTACCTCTTCACCGGTGTGCTGATGGAACGCATCAAGGCCCAGGTCGAGCGCCTGCAGCGCCAGTACCCGCAGATCGCCTTCGCCCTCGGCACGCACTTCGGCTTCGACAAGGGCATCTTCGATCTGCTCGACGCCAAGGTCGGCGGCCAGGAACTGCCCGAAGGCGCGCTGCTGGAGTGCGACGGCTGCAAGTACCGCCTCGCCGCTGAGGCCGAGCATCTGCATGACCACAGCCATACACACGTCCATCACTCGCACGTCCATCACACGGACCACGACCATGGCCATCACCACGGTTCCGACCATGCCCACGCCCATGAACATGCTCACGCCTGA
- a CDS encoding precorrin-8X methylmutase, with product MNTNTVTEQLTAAGRAIEHDSFAIIDAEVGTHAYGAGQWPVVRRMIHANADFDFNGLTDFHPDAVEAGLAALLGGGTNIVADVEMICVGLSASRLAHFGMRTHQFISDADVIERARAEDTTRAVQAMRKAHRLGLLDGAIVGIGNAPTALIELVRLIRDEGVRPALVVGMPVGFVSAAESKDLMAGVDEVPWIVIRGRKGGSTLVVAAIHALLGLAEARQLQALQG from the coding sequence ATGAACACCAACACCGTCACCGAACAGCTGACCGCCGCCGGTCGCGCGATCGAGCACGACTCCTTCGCCATCATCGACGCCGAGGTCGGCACCCATGCCTATGGCGCCGGCCAGTGGCCGGTCGTGCGCCGCATGATCCACGCCAACGCCGACTTCGATTTCAACGGCCTCACGGACTTCCACCCGGACGCGGTGGAAGCCGGCCTCGCCGCCCTCCTCGGTGGCGGCACGAACATCGTCGCCGACGTCGAGATGATCTGCGTCGGCCTGTCGGCCTCGCGCCTGGCGCACTTCGGCATGCGCACCCATCAGTTCATTTCCGACGCCGATGTCATCGAACGCGCCCGCGCCGAGGACACCACGCGTGCGGTGCAGGCGATGCGCAAGGCCCACCGGCTCGGCCTGCTCGACGGCGCCATCGTCGGCATCGGCAACGCACCCACGGCGCTGATCGAGCTGGTGCGGCTGATCCGCGACGAGGGCGTGCGCCCGGCGCTGGTCGTCGGCATGCCGGTCGGGTTCGTGTCGGCGGCCGAATCCAAGGACCTGATGGCCGGGGTCGACGAAGTGCCGTGGATCGTCATCCGCGGCCGCAAGGGCGGCTCGACCCTGGTGGTGGCGGCGATCCACGCCCTGCTCGGGCTGGCCGAGGCTCGCCAGCTGCAGGCCCTGCAGGGCTGA